In Serinus canaria isolate serCan28SL12 chromosome 5, serCan2020, whole genome shotgun sequence, the following proteins share a genomic window:
- the PRDM11 gene encoding PR domain-containing protein 11 isoform X3, giving the protein MECFAKQIYSPSGLARSGDISPALCRPLGGVAFLYWLAKDTSSCTYHVNWLLKYVIISREEREQNLMAFQHSERIYFRACRDIHPGEKLRVWYSEDYMKRLHSMSQETMNRNCTSGDKMLQNENSEKNVENQEDARGALQFTTLKQGKSPYKRSCDEGDSHPQTKKKKIDLIFKDVLEASLESAKFEESQLATSTPLPLRRAPKYQAEDIFEQCGSAMQHGSLSLSRNQRESEWRVPHSSSFISAKEMSILEDEEEEPLSLKADSPTELSLASAQGNSHEIPTTSFCPNCIRLKKKIRELQAELDMLRSGKLPEAPVLPPQVPELQEFSDPTASESIISVPTIMEDDDQEVDSADESVSNDMIAATDEPSKMSSATGRRIRRFKQEWLKKFWFLRYSPTLNEMWCHVCRQYTVQSSRTSAFIIGSKQFKIHTIKLHSQSNLHKKCLQLYKLRMHPEKTEEMCRNMTLLFNTAYHLALEGRPYYDFRPLAELLRKCELKVVDQYMNEGDCQILIHHIARALREDLVERIRQSPFLSIILDGQSDDLLADTVAVYVQYTSSDGPPATEFLSLQELGFSTTDSYLQALDRAFSSLGIRLQDEKPTIGLGVDGANITASLRANLFMTIRKTLPWLLCLPFMVHRPHLEILDAISGKELPCLEELENNLKQLLSFYRYSPRLMCELRVTAATLCEETEFLGDIRAVKWIIGEQNVLNALIKDYLEVVAHLKDVSGQTQRADASAIALALLQFLMDYQSIKLIYFLLDVIAVLSRLAYVFQGEYLLVSQVDDKIEEAIQEISRLADSPGEYLQEFEENFRESFNGIAVKNLRVAEAKFQSIREKICQKTQVILAQRFDSRSRTFVKACQVFDLAAWPRSTDELMSYGKEDMVQIFEHLETVPSFSREVCREGMDTRGSLLMEWRELKVDYYTKNGFKDLLSHICKYKQRFPLLNKIVQILKVLPTSSACCEKGRTALQRVRKNNRSRLTLEQLSDLLTIAVNGPPIGNFDCKRALDSWFEEKSGNSYALSAEMLSRMSSLDQKPMLQSMDHGSEFYPDI; this is encoded by the exons ATTGGCCAGATCTGGGGAcatatctcctgccctgtgtaGACCCCTCGGTGGAGTGGCTTTTCTGTACTGGCTCGCAAAGGATACTTCTTCCTGCACCTATCATGTTAACTGGCTGTTGAA ATACGTCATCATCTCCcgggaggagagggagcagaacTTGATGGCCTTTCAGCACAGCGAGAGGATTTACTTCCGTGCCTGTCGTGACATCCACCCTGGGGAGAAGCTGCGGGTCTGGTACAGTGAGGATTACATGAAGCGGTTGCACAGTATGTCCCAGGAAACCATGAACAGAAATTGCACAAGCG GAGACAAAATGTTACAGAACGAAAACTCAGAAAAGAATGTAGAAAACCAAGAGGATGCAAGGGGAGCACTCCAGTTCACTACCTTAAAGCAGGGGAAGAGCCCCTACAAGCGCAGCTGTGACGAGGGGGATTCCCACccccaaacaaagaaaaaaaaaattgacctCATCTTCAAAGATGTCCTGGAGGCTTCTTTGGAGTCTGCCAAGTTTGAAGAGAGCCAGTTAGCAACAAGTACACCACTTCCCCTCAGAAGAGCACCTAAATACCAGGCTGAAGACATCTTTGAGCAGTGTGGCAGTGCCATGCAGCATGGCTCCCTGAGCCTCAGCAGAAACCAGAGGGAGAGCGAATGGAGGGTCCCTCACAGTTCCTCTTTCATCTCAGCCAAGGAGATGAGCATCCTTGAAGACGAGGAAGAAGAGCCCCTGTCACTTAAGGCAGACAGCCCAACGGAGCTGTCGCTGGCTTCTGCACAAGGCAACTCCCATGAAATCCCCACCACATCCTTCTGCCCCAACTGCATCCggctgaagaagaaaatccGTGAGCTGCAGGCTGAGTTAGACATGCTGAGATCTGGAAAGTTACCCGAGGCACCCGTGTTACCGCCCCAGGTACCCGAGCTCCAAGAGTTCTCAGACCCCACAG CTTCAGAAAGCATCATCTCAGTTCCCACCATCATGGAGGACGATGACCAAGAGGTGGATTCTGCTGATGAATCAGTTTCCAATGACATGATTGCTGCTACAGATGAGCCTTCTAAGATGTCTTCTGCGACGGGTCGGAGGATACGGCGGTTCAAGCAAGAGTGGCTTAAAAAGTTTTGGTTTCTGCGGTACTCCCCGACACTGAATGAGATGTGGTGCCATGTCTGTAGGCAGTACACAGTGCAATCTTCTCGGACTTCAGCCTTCATCATTGGTTCTAAGCAGTTTAAGATACACACGATAAAGCTTCACAGCCAGAGCAACCTCCACAAGAAGTGCCTGCAGCTTTACAAGCTCAGGATGCACCcagagaagacagaagagaTGTGCCGAAATATGACCCTGCTCTTCAATACAGCCTACCACCTTGCCCTGGAGGGCAGGCCCTACTATGACTTTCGGCCTCTGGCAGAATTACTGAGAAAGTGTGAACTCAAGGTGGTTGATCAGTACATGAATGAAGGAGACTGCCAGATCTTAATTCACCATATCGCCCGTGCTCTCCGAGAGGACCTGGTTGAGCGCATCCGGCAGTCTCCATTCCTCAGCATCATTCTGGATGGGCAAAGTGATGACTTGCTTGCAGATACAGTTGCAGTCTATGTGCAGTACACCAGCAGCGATGGGCCTCCAGCAACTGAATTCCTGTCTCTTCAGGAGCTCGGATTTTCTACCACAGACAGTTACCTTCAAGCGTTAGATCGGGctttttccagcctgggaaTACGACTACAGGATGAGAAGCCAACTATCGGCTTGGGAGTTGATGGTGCTAACATTACCGCCAGCCTGAGAGCCAACTTGTTCATGACAATCAGAAAGACCTTGCCCTGgcttctctgccttccctttaTGGTGCATAGGCCCCACTTGGAAATTTTGGATGCCATTAGTGGGAAGGAACTACCATGTCTGGAGGAGCTAGAAAACAATTTGAAGCAACTGCTCAGTTTCTATCGTTACTCTCCCCGACTCATGTGTGAGTTAAGGGTTACTGCTGCCACTCTGTGTGAGGAGACTGAGTTCCTGGGGGATATTCGAGCAGTGAAGTGGATCATTGGGGAGCAGAACGTGCTCAACGCTCTCATCAAGGATTACCTTGAGGTTGTGGCCCATCTCAAAGATGTCAGTGGCCAGACCCAAAGGGCAGATGCTTCTGCCATTGCCTTGGCCctcctgcagttcctgatggACTACCAGTCTATTAAACTCATCTACTTCCTGCTGGATGTGATCGCTGTGCTTTCACGCCTTGCCTATGTCTTCCAAGGGGAGTACCTTCTTGTGTCGCAGGTGGACGATAAAATAGAGGAGGCCATCCAGGAGATCAGCCGGCTAGCAGACTCCCCTGGGGAGTACTTGCAGGAGTTTGAGGAAAACTTCCGTGAAAGCTTTAATGGCATTGCTGTGAAAAATCTACGGGTGGCTGAAGCCAAATTCCAGTCGATCAGAGAAAAGATCTGCCAGAAGACCCAGGTGATCCTAGCCCAAAGGTTCGATTCCCGCAGCCGGACATTTGTGAAGGCCTGTCAGGTATTTGACCTTGCAGCTTGGCCCAGAAGCACTGATGAGCTCATGAGCTATGGGAAGGAGGATATGGTACAAATATTTGAACACCTGGAGACAGTCCCATCATTTTCCAGAGAGGTTTGCCGAGAGGGGATGGACACCCGAGGGAGTCTGCTGATGGAGTGGCGAGAACTCAAGGTGGATTATTATACCAAAAATGGTTTTAAAGACTTGCTCAGTCACATTTGTAAATACAAACAGAGATTTCCCCTCTTAAATAAAATAGTTCAGATCCTCAAAGTCCTTCCCACCTCTTCGGCCTGCTGTGAGAAGGGGCGCACCGCCCTGCAGAGAGTGCGCAAGAACAACCGCTCCCGGCTCACgctggagcagctcagtgaCCTGTTGACGATTGCTGTTAACGGGCCGCCCATTGGCAACTTCGATTGCAAAAGGGCCCTCGATAGCTGGTTCGAGGAGAAGTCAGGCAATAGTTACGCGCTCTCGGCCGAAATGCTGAGCAGGATGTCATCTCTTGACCAGAAGCCGATGTTGCAGAGCATGGACCACGGCTCTGAGTTTTACCCTGATATTTAG
- the PRDM11 gene encoding PR domain-containing protein 11 isoform X4 has protein sequence MEIETNLSSFEFPGDKMLQNENSEKNVENQEDARGALQFTTLKQGKSPYKRSCDEGDSHPQTKKKKIDLIFKDVLEASLESAKFEESQLATSTPLPLRRAPKYQAEDIFEQCGSAMQHGSLSLSRNQRESEWRVPHSSSFISAKEMSILEDEEEEPLSLKADSPTELSLASAQGNSHEIPTTSFCPNCIRLKKKIRELQAELDMLRSGKLPEAPVLPPQVPELQEFSDPTASESIISVPTIMEDDDQEVDSADESVSNDMIAATDEPSKMSSATGRRIRRFKQEWLKKFWFLRYSPTLNEMWCHVCRQYTVQSSRTSAFIIGSKQFKIHTIKLHSQSNLHKKCLQLYKLRMHPEKTEEMCRNMTLLFNTAYHLALEGRPYYDFRPLAELLRKCELKVVDQYMNEGDCQILIHHIARALREDLVERIRQSPFLSIILDGQSDDLLADTVAVYVQYTSSDGPPATEFLSLQELGFSTTDSYLQALDRAFSSLGIRLQDEKPTIGLGVDGANITASLRANLFMTIRKTLPWLLCLPFMVHRPHLEILDAISGKELPCLEELENNLKQLLSFYRYSPRLMCELRVTAATLCEETEFLGDIRAVKWIIGEQNVLNALIKDYLEVVAHLKDVSGQTQRADASAIALALLQFLMDYQSIKLIYFLLDVIAVLSRLAYVFQGEYLLVSQVDDKIEEAIQEISRLADSPGEYLQEFEENFRESFNGIAVKNLRVAEAKFQSIREKICQKTQVILAQRFDSRSRTFVKACQVFDLAAWPRSTDELMSYGKEDMVQIFEHLETVPSFSREVCREGMDTRGSLLMEWRELKVDYYTKNGFKDLLSHICKYKQRFPLLNKIVQILKVLPTSSACCEKGRTALQRVRKNNRSRLTLEQLSDLLTIAVNGPPIGNFDCKRALDSWFEEKSGNSYALSAEMLSRMSSLDQKPMLQSMDHGSEFYPDI, from the exons ATGGAAATTGAGACAAACCTATCGTCTTTTGAATTTCCAG GAGACAAAATGTTACAGAACGAAAACTCAGAAAAGAATGTAGAAAACCAAGAGGATGCAAGGGGAGCACTCCAGTTCACTACCTTAAAGCAGGGGAAGAGCCCCTACAAGCGCAGCTGTGACGAGGGGGATTCCCACccccaaacaaagaaaaaaaaaattgacctCATCTTCAAAGATGTCCTGGAGGCTTCTTTGGAGTCTGCCAAGTTTGAAGAGAGCCAGTTAGCAACAAGTACACCACTTCCCCTCAGAAGAGCACCTAAATACCAGGCTGAAGACATCTTTGAGCAGTGTGGCAGTGCCATGCAGCATGGCTCCCTGAGCCTCAGCAGAAACCAGAGGGAGAGCGAATGGAGGGTCCCTCACAGTTCCTCTTTCATCTCAGCCAAGGAGATGAGCATCCTTGAAGACGAGGAAGAAGAGCCCCTGTCACTTAAGGCAGACAGCCCAACGGAGCTGTCGCTGGCTTCTGCACAAGGCAACTCCCATGAAATCCCCACCACATCCTTCTGCCCCAACTGCATCCggctgaagaagaaaatccGTGAGCTGCAGGCTGAGTTAGACATGCTGAGATCTGGAAAGTTACCCGAGGCACCCGTGTTACCGCCCCAGGTACCCGAGCTCCAAGAGTTCTCAGACCCCACAG CTTCAGAAAGCATCATCTCAGTTCCCACCATCATGGAGGACGATGACCAAGAGGTGGATTCTGCTGATGAATCAGTTTCCAATGACATGATTGCTGCTACAGATGAGCCTTCTAAGATGTCTTCTGCGACGGGTCGGAGGATACGGCGGTTCAAGCAAGAGTGGCTTAAAAAGTTTTGGTTTCTGCGGTACTCCCCGACACTGAATGAGATGTGGTGCCATGTCTGTAGGCAGTACACAGTGCAATCTTCTCGGACTTCAGCCTTCATCATTGGTTCTAAGCAGTTTAAGATACACACGATAAAGCTTCACAGCCAGAGCAACCTCCACAAGAAGTGCCTGCAGCTTTACAAGCTCAGGATGCACCcagagaagacagaagagaTGTGCCGAAATATGACCCTGCTCTTCAATACAGCCTACCACCTTGCCCTGGAGGGCAGGCCCTACTATGACTTTCGGCCTCTGGCAGAATTACTGAGAAAGTGTGAACTCAAGGTGGTTGATCAGTACATGAATGAAGGAGACTGCCAGATCTTAATTCACCATATCGCCCGTGCTCTCCGAGAGGACCTGGTTGAGCGCATCCGGCAGTCTCCATTCCTCAGCATCATTCTGGATGGGCAAAGTGATGACTTGCTTGCAGATACAGTTGCAGTCTATGTGCAGTACACCAGCAGCGATGGGCCTCCAGCAACTGAATTCCTGTCTCTTCAGGAGCTCGGATTTTCTACCACAGACAGTTACCTTCAAGCGTTAGATCGGGctttttccagcctgggaaTACGACTACAGGATGAGAAGCCAACTATCGGCTTGGGAGTTGATGGTGCTAACATTACCGCCAGCCTGAGAGCCAACTTGTTCATGACAATCAGAAAGACCTTGCCCTGgcttctctgccttccctttaTGGTGCATAGGCCCCACTTGGAAATTTTGGATGCCATTAGTGGGAAGGAACTACCATGTCTGGAGGAGCTAGAAAACAATTTGAAGCAACTGCTCAGTTTCTATCGTTACTCTCCCCGACTCATGTGTGAGTTAAGGGTTACTGCTGCCACTCTGTGTGAGGAGACTGAGTTCCTGGGGGATATTCGAGCAGTGAAGTGGATCATTGGGGAGCAGAACGTGCTCAACGCTCTCATCAAGGATTACCTTGAGGTTGTGGCCCATCTCAAAGATGTCAGTGGCCAGACCCAAAGGGCAGATGCTTCTGCCATTGCCTTGGCCctcctgcagttcctgatggACTACCAGTCTATTAAACTCATCTACTTCCTGCTGGATGTGATCGCTGTGCTTTCACGCCTTGCCTATGTCTTCCAAGGGGAGTACCTTCTTGTGTCGCAGGTGGACGATAAAATAGAGGAGGCCATCCAGGAGATCAGCCGGCTAGCAGACTCCCCTGGGGAGTACTTGCAGGAGTTTGAGGAAAACTTCCGTGAAAGCTTTAATGGCATTGCTGTGAAAAATCTACGGGTGGCTGAAGCCAAATTCCAGTCGATCAGAGAAAAGATCTGCCAGAAGACCCAGGTGATCCTAGCCCAAAGGTTCGATTCCCGCAGCCGGACATTTGTGAAGGCCTGTCAGGTATTTGACCTTGCAGCTTGGCCCAGAAGCACTGATGAGCTCATGAGCTATGGGAAGGAGGATATGGTACAAATATTTGAACACCTGGAGACAGTCCCATCATTTTCCAGAGAGGTTTGCCGAGAGGGGATGGACACCCGAGGGAGTCTGCTGATGGAGTGGCGAGAACTCAAGGTGGATTATTATACCAAAAATGGTTTTAAAGACTTGCTCAGTCACATTTGTAAATACAAACAGAGATTTCCCCTCTTAAATAAAATAGTTCAGATCCTCAAAGTCCTTCCCACCTCTTCGGCCTGCTGTGAGAAGGGGCGCACCGCCCTGCAGAGAGTGCGCAAGAACAACCGCTCCCGGCTCACgctggagcagctcagtgaCCTGTTGACGATTGCTGTTAACGGGCCGCCCATTGGCAACTTCGATTGCAAAAGGGCCCTCGATAGCTGGTTCGAGGAGAAGTCAGGCAATAGTTACGCGCTCTCGGCCGAAATGCTGAGCAGGATGTCATCTCTTGACCAGAAGCCGATGTTGCAGAGCATGGACCACGGCTCTGAGTTTTACCCTGATATTTAG